Below is a genomic region from Tripterygium wilfordii isolate XIE 37 chromosome 12, ASM1340144v1, whole genome shotgun sequence.
TGGCGATTACAGGAGCAGCTGCAGCAGCACCAACATTGTTTCTCACTCTACTCTTGCTCTTGGCTTCTACATTTCCGGGTGAATCGAGCCTTACTTATGATTTCTACCAGAAATCCTGCCCGAGGTTCAACCAAATCATGCAAGATACCATAACGAATAAGCAGATCACCAGTCCCACTACCGCCGCCGCCACACTTCGCCTTTTCTTCCACGACTGCCTCCTCAATGGCTGCGATGCTTCAATTCTTGTCTCCTCCACTCCTTTCAACACTGCCGAGCGCGACGCCGACATCAACCTGTCACTCCCCGGAGACGCCTTCGACGTTGTGGTCCGTGCCAAGATAGCTCTCGAACTCTCCTGCCCTAACACCGTCTCCTGCGCCGACATCCTTGCCGTAGCCACTCGTGACCTTGTCGTTATGGTCGGTGGCCCGTACTACAATGTCCCACTCGGCCGCCGCGATTCACGCTTCTCGAAGGCCTCCGTCGTGGAAGGCAATCTTCCGAGACCGACAATGTCGATGTCGCAGATCATCAAAATATTTGAATCGCGAGGGTTTTCGATCCAGGAAATGGTGGCTTTGAGCGGGGCACATACAATCGGATTCTCTCATTGCAGCGAATTCGCTAATTCGCTTCCGAACAACACCCATTACAACCCTAGATTCGCACAGGGGCTTCAAAAGGCTTGTGGAGACTATCACAACAACCCTACCCTTTCCGTCTTCAACGATATCATGACTCCAAACAAGTTCGACAACTTGTACTTCCAGAATCTGCCGAAGGGTTTGGGTCTTTTGGGGTCGGATCACGGGTTGGCCATTGACCCGAGAACGAGGCCTTTTGTGGAGATGTACGGGTCGGATCAGGACAAGTTCTTTAAAGCATTTGCAGCGGCTATGGTGAAGCTCAGCCTCTATGGAGTCCAGACTGGGAGAATAGGAGAGATTAGGCACAGGTGTGATGCTTTCAATTGAAGCTTTTAACTTGGATTTGTGATTCTTTTTTTGGGTTGTGAggatttgatgataatgaaCACAAAGGTTTGTACCACGTTATGATGATATTGAAGCTTAATTATACTTATTTTTCTCACATTATGTTCTCCCTTTGTTGCTGCAGAAAGATTAGGTAATTGATCAGTTTGGTTGCTTAAATTTGTCTGCTTTTTATGGAAACACAAGAAATGTTTTTGAAATTGAAGATTACAGTTCAATTTTGTCTCTTCTTTCTGCCTCCTAAAATATTTGTTCAAACTCATATCATATGATGAAGTTGATGGGAGGAGTATCATCAAAATGAAAATTGACTAAA
It encodes:
- the LOC120010107 gene encoding peroxidase 63-like yields the protein MAITGAAAAAPTLFLTLLLLLASTFPGESSLTYDFYQKSCPRFNQIMQDTITNKQITSPTTAAATLRLFFHDCLLNGCDASILVSSTPFNTAERDADINLSLPGDAFDVVVRAKIALELSCPNTVSCADILAVATRDLVVMVGGPYYNVPLGRRDSRFSKASVVEGNLPRPTMSMSQIIKIFESRGFSIQEMVALSGAHTIGFSHCSEFANSLPNNTHYNPRFAQGLQKACGDYHNNPTLSVFNDIMTPNKFDNLYFQNLPKGLGLLGSDHGLAIDPRTRPFVEMYGSDQDKFFKAFAAAMVKLSLYGVQTGRIGEIRHRCDAFN